One genomic window of Camelina sativa cultivar DH55 chromosome 5, Cs, whole genome shotgun sequence includes the following:
- the LOC104784640 gene encoding auxin-responsive protein SAUR32 translates to MGTGEKTLKSFQLHRKQTVKVKDVPKGCLAIKVGSQGEEQQRFIVPVLYFNHPLFMQLLKEAEDEYGFDQKGTITIPCHVEEFRYVQALIDGERSVYNGNNHHGGRDQYHHLVGCFRA, encoded by the coding sequence ATGGGTACCGGAGAAAAAACCCTGAAGAGCTTCCAGTTACATCGCAAACAAACTGTCAAAGTCAAGGATGTTCCAAAAGGGTGTTTAGCAATCAAAGTGGGATCTCAAGGAGAAGAGCAACAGAGATTTATTGTTcctgttttgtattttaatcaTCCATTGTTCATGCAGCTGCTGAAAGAAGCAGAAGACGAGTATGGATTCGATCAAAAGGGAACCATCACAATTCCTTGCCACGTGGAGGAGTTTCGTTACGTTCAAGCTTTGATTGATGGAGAGAGATCGGTTTATAATGGTAACAACCATCATGGTGGCCGTGACCAGTATCATCATCTTGTTGGATGTTTCCGAgcatga
- the LOC104784641 gene encoding homeobox-leucine zipper protein ATHB-7-like: protein MTEGKEYSPAMISSDPFMSMKKMKKSNVHNKNNQRRFSDEQIKSLEMMFESETRLEPRKKVQLARELGLQPRQVAIWFQNKRARWKSKQLETEYNILRQNYDNLASQFESLKKEKQALVSELQRLNEEMLHQTKEEERQCCGDQAVVALSSTDHESENEENHPRCEPEEVRPEMEMYDEKGHHGVLCDHHDHDDEDGYNSNIKREEYFGGFEEEPDHLMNIVEPADSCLTSSDDWRGFKSDTSLLHQSSSNYPWWDFWS, encoded by the exons ATGACGGAAGGAAAAGAATATTCTCCGGCGATGATATCATCAGATCCATTCATgtccatgaagaagatgaagaagagcaaCGTACACAACAAGAACAACCAGAGAAGGTTTAGCGACGAGCAGATCAAGTCACTGGAGATGATGTTTGAGTCTGAGACAAGACTTGAGCCAAGGAAGAAGGTTCAATTAGCTAGAGAGCTAGGGTTGCAGCCGAGGCAAGTTGCTATATGGTTTCAGAACAAGAGGGCTCGTTGGAAATCTAAGCAGCTAGAGACAGAGTACAACATTCTCAGACAAAACTACGACAACTTGGCTTCTCAGTTTGAGTCTCTCAAGAAAGAAAAGCAAGCTTTAGTCTCCGAG TTGCAGAGGCTAAACGAGGAGATGCTACACCaaacaaaagaggaagaaagacaGTGTTGTGGTGATCAAGCTGTGGTGGCTCTAAGCAGCACAGATCATGAATCAGAAAACGAAGAGAACCACCCAAGGTGTGAACCGGAGGAGGTTAGACCAGAGATGGAGATGTATGATGAGAAAGGTCATCATGGGGTTTTGTGTgatcatcatgatcatgatgatgaagatggttaTAATAGCAACATCAAGAGAGAGGAGTATTTTGGTGGGTTTGAGGAAGAACCAGATCACTTAATGAACATTGTTGAACCAGCTGATAGTTGCTTGACATCGTCTGATGATTGGAGAGGTTTCAAATCAGATACTAGTCTCTTGCACCAATCCAGCAGCAATTACCCTTGGTGGGATTTTTGGTCCTGA
- the LOC104784642 gene encoding cytochrome P450 78A6 yields the protein MATKLESSLIFALLSKCSVLSQTNLAFSLLAVTIIWLAISLFFWTYPGGPAWGKYLFRRLASGSHKTGNVIPGPRGFPLFGSMSLMSSTLAHRRIADAAEKFGAKRLMAFSLGETRVIVTCNPDVAKEILNSPVFADRPVKESAYSLMFNRAIGFAPHGVYWRTLRRIASNHLFSPKQIRRAETQRRVISSQMVEFLEKQSSSDNGLCFVRELLKTASLNNMMCSVFGQEYELKQDHVELRELVEEGYDLLGTLNWTDHLPWLSEFDPQSIRSRCSTLVPKVNRFVSRIISEHRNQTGDSPRDFVDVLLSLHGSDQLSDPDIIAVLWEMIFRGTDTVAVLIEWILARMVLHPEIQSTVQDELDQVVGKSRAVDESDLASLPYLTAVVKEVLRLHPPGPLLSWARLAITDTIVDGRLVPAGTTAMVNMWAVSHDPHVWVDPLEFKPERFVAKEGEAEFSVLGSDLRLAPFGSGRRICPGKNLGLTTVTFWTATLLHEFQWGPSDVNGVDLSEKLRLSCEMASPLAAKVCRRRS from the exons ATGGCTACTAAACTCGAAAGCTCCTTGATCTTTGCCCTCTTGTCCAAATGCAGCGTACTAAGCCAAACCAACCTCGCTTTCTCTCTTCTCGCCGTCACAATCATCTGGCTCGCCATATCACTCTTCTTCTGGACCTATCCCGGAGGACCTGCTTGGGGTAAATACCTCTTCCGCCGGTTAGCATCCGGTTCACACAAAACCGGTAACGTTATTCCCGGTCCAAGAGGCTTCCCTCTTTTTGGAAGCATGTCACTCATGTCAAGCACTCTAGCTCACCGTCGAATCGCTGATGCTGCTGAGAAATTCGGAGCCAAACGGCTCATGGCTTTCAGCTTAGGCGAGACTCGTGTGATCGTCACTTGCAACCCCGACGTCGCCAAAGAGATTCTCAACAGTCCGGTTTTCGCTGACCGGCCGGTTAAAGAATCGGCTTACTCTCTGATGTTTAACAGAGCAATTGGTTTTGCACCGCACGGTGTTTACTGGCGAACGCTTCGCCGTATCGCTTCGAACCATCTCTTCAGTCCTAAACAAATCAGACGTGCCGAGACGCAACGGCGCGTGATCTCTAGCCAGATGGTTGAGTTTCTTGAAAAACAGAGTAGTAGTGACAACGGACTCTGTTTTGTTCGTGAGTTGCTTAAAACGGCGTCGCTCAACAACATGATGTGCTCTGTTTTCGGACAAGAGTACGAGCTAAAACAAGACCATGTTGAGTTACGTGAATTGGTCGAAGAAGGTTATGATCTACTCGGAACATTGAACTGGACCGATCACCTTCCTTGGTTATCCGAGTTTGATCCTCAGAGTATCCGGTCTAGATGTTCCACACTCGTACCGAAGGTTAACCGGTTTGTATCCCGGATCATATCCGAACACCGTAATCAAACCGGTGATTCTCCTCGTGATTTCGTCGACGTTTTGCTCTCCCTCCATGGTTCGGATCAACTATCCGACCCTGACATAATCGCCGTTCTTTGG GAGATGATATTCAGAGGAACAGACACGGTTGCGGTTTTAATCGAGTGGATTCTGGCTAGGATGGTCCTTCATCCAGAAATTCAATCGACGGTACAGGATGAGCTAGATCAAGTGGTCGGAAAATCAAGAGCCGTAGATGAATCTGACTTGGCTTCACTTCCGTATCTGACGGCTGTGGTGAAAGAAGTGCTGAGGCTTCACCCTCCAGGCCCACTTCTATCATGGGCCCGTTTGGCCATAACTGACACGATCGTTGATGGTCGTCTCGTTCCGGCAGGGACCACAGCAATGGTGAACATGTGGGCCGTATCGCATGATCCACACGTGTGGGTTGATCCTTTGGAGTTTAAACCCGAGAGGTTCGTGGCAAAAGAAGGTGAGGCGGAGTTTTCGGTTCTCGGGTCCGATTTGAGGCTTGCACCGTTCGGGTCGGGTCGTCGGATCTGTCCGGGGAAGAATCTTGGTTTGACTACCGTTACGTTTTGGACCGCGACGTTGTTGCATGAGTTTCAATGGGGGCCGTCGGATGTGAACGGGGTTGACTTATCTGAAAAACTGAGGCTTTCGTGTGAGATGGCTAGTCCTCTTGCTGCTAAAGTGTGCCGTAGGcgcagttaa
- the LOC104784643 gene encoding cytochrome B5-like, translated as MANLISFHDVCKHKCKNDCWILIHGKVYDISTFMDEHPGGDNVLLAVTGKDASTDFEDVNHSDDAKEQMKKYCIGDVDQSTVPVTKKYIPPWEKKEKSTTTETTKEEPGNKLLVYLIPLFILGVAFALRFYNNNK; from the exons ATGGCGAATCTTATTTCGTTTCATGACGTATGTAAACATAAGTGCAAGAACGATTGTTGGATTCTCATCCATGGAAAG GTCTATGACATCAGTACCTTCATGGACGAACATCCCGGCGGTGATAATGTTCTCCTCGCCGTCACCG GAAAAGACGCGTCGACCGACTTCGAAGATGTGAATCATAGCGATGACGCCAAGGAGCAAATGAAGAAGTATTGTATCGGTGACGTTGACCAGTCAACGGTTCCGGTGACGAAGAAGTATATTCCGCCgtgggagaagaaggagaagtctACGACGACGGAAACAACTAAAGAAGAACCTGGAAACAAGCTGCTCGTTTACTTGATTCCTCTCTTTATTCTCGGTGTTGCCTTTGCTCTCAGattctacaacaacaacaagtaa
- the LOC104784645 gene encoding uncharacterized protein LOC104784645 isoform X2 — translation MTIFNWVQRKLHHNVIKDGVTKNEKNKRSEGTSEIEKNTKAILDQVGLVDALDNWFDGVLTIGTFGFDTLNFQEEDEKDDDECGSVDLDYVVIDGSIIKNVDQEVDPLISDDNKFYDHHEDVIELLDTDHFGSIKTTETPVVAVAVEAEIVPQKKRTTLAELFMEDRDKDDDKGEGKKSKNPNLVDDEVKYPKQNGSKLSRKFSLVKKKLVMSKSKDKEKDLPPIKRMHQMIKRMLKKKIHPDIDATKGFKKDVPPYKPTQKCEALESRYLLNIQDCMA, via the exons ATGACG ATCTTTAACTGGGTGCAAAGAAAGCTGCACCACAATGTCATCAAAG ACGGTGTGACGAAAAACGAGAAGAATAAGAGAAGTGAAGGAACTAGTGAGATAGAGAAGAACACGAAAGCTATATTGGATCAAGTTGGGTTAGTGGATGCTCTTGATAATTGGTTCGATGGAGTTCTCACCATCGGCACATTTGGTTTCGACACCTTAAActttcaagaagaagatgaaaaagatgatgatgaatgtggGAGTGTGGATCTCGACTATGTCGTAATCGATGGTAGCATCATCAAGAACGTCGACCAGGAAGTGGATCCTCTTATCTCCGATGACAATAAGTTTTATGATCATCATGAAGATGTAATTGAG CTATTGGATACTGATCACTTTGGCTCGATCAAAACCACTGAAACGCCAGTTGTAGCGGTGGCGGTCGAAGCCGAGATAGTCCCACAGAAGAAGAGGACAACACTTGCGGAGCTATTCATGGAGGATAGAGACAAAGACGATGACAAGGGGGAAGGCAAGAAATCCAAGAACCCTAATCTTGTCGACGATGAGGTTAAATATCCTAAACAAAACGGGTCAAAGCTAAGTAGGAAGTTCTCCCTTGTTAAAAAGAAGCTGGTCATGTCAAAGTcgaaagataaagaaaaagatttgcCTCCAATCAAGAGAATGCATCag ATGATTAAGAgaatgttgaagaagaagatccatccGGATATAGATGCGACTAAGGGTTTTAAGAAAGACGTCCCTCCATACAAGCCAACTCAAAAATGTGAAGCTCTCGAGTCACGTTATCTTCTTAACATTCAAG ATTGCATGGCCTAG
- the LOC104784645 gene encoding uncharacterized protein LOC104784645 isoform X1, which translates to MTIFNWVQRKLHHNVIKEIDGVTKNEKNKRSEGTSEIEKNTKAILDQVGLVDALDNWFDGVLTIGTFGFDTLNFQEEDEKDDDECGSVDLDYVVIDGSIIKNVDQEVDPLISDDNKFYDHHEDVIELLDTDHFGSIKTTETPVVAVAVEAEIVPQKKRTTLAELFMEDRDKDDDKGEGKKSKNPNLVDDEVKYPKQNGSKLSRKFSLVKKKLVMSKSKDKEKDLPPIKRMHQMIKRMLKKKIHPDIDATKGFKKDVPPYKPTQKCEALESRYLLNIQDCMA; encoded by the exons ATGACG ATCTTTAACTGGGTGCAAAGAAAGCTGCACCACAATGTCATCAAAG AAATAGACGGTGTGACGAAAAACGAGAAGAATAAGAGAAGTGAAGGAACTAGTGAGATAGAGAAGAACACGAAAGCTATATTGGATCAAGTTGGGTTAGTGGATGCTCTTGATAATTGGTTCGATGGAGTTCTCACCATCGGCACATTTGGTTTCGACACCTTAAActttcaagaagaagatgaaaaagatgatgatgaatgtggGAGTGTGGATCTCGACTATGTCGTAATCGATGGTAGCATCATCAAGAACGTCGACCAGGAAGTGGATCCTCTTATCTCCGATGACAATAAGTTTTATGATCATCATGAAGATGTAATTGAG CTATTGGATACTGATCACTTTGGCTCGATCAAAACCACTGAAACGCCAGTTGTAGCGGTGGCGGTCGAAGCCGAGATAGTCCCACAGAAGAAGAGGACAACACTTGCGGAGCTATTCATGGAGGATAGAGACAAAGACGATGACAAGGGGGAAGGCAAGAAATCCAAGAACCCTAATCTTGTCGACGATGAGGTTAAATATCCTAAACAAAACGGGTCAAAGCTAAGTAGGAAGTTCTCCCTTGTTAAAAAGAAGCTGGTCATGTCAAAGTcgaaagataaagaaaaagatttgcCTCCAATCAAGAGAATGCATCag ATGATTAAGAgaatgttgaagaagaagatccatccGGATATAGATGCGACTAAGGGTTTTAAGAAAGACGTCCCTCCATACAAGCCAACTCAAAAATGTGAAGCTCTCGAGTCACGTTATCTTCTTAACATTCAAG ATTGCATGGCCTAG
- the LOC104784646 gene encoding serine/arginine repetitive matrix protein 1-like, which produces MSNVRPWFRLSSIARPTSQGSSDPPPPQPRQTPRRPVIARPPTRQQSPPRQRQPPSPPRQQQQQPPSPPRQQQQPLTPPRQQQQPLTPPRQQQQPLTPPRQKAPSPSSPPHQERSPYHSPPSRHMSPPTPPKAATPPPPPPRLSYTPPPSPKEVQEALPQPKPKSPPSPAHSSHSTTSESVKTRSVTSDSENHRKAPSPRVLSPYSLPPSQLHSERETTQKNILTAEKTSQLHEPNHHNQNHNHNQNYNHNQNHNHNQNQNHGYQGNNPRKMHRQPSPFDSESIMGTRVITIAGENKGAVMEILRSPPSNKTGGSGTHSSRVFHGTGEKGRRLKSNSSSSSSSDEGEGKKKATKNPNNGNSNLPMKAFMNSNVQMINNSIVYNSTASHHDPGVHLKISRKPGSGNGFHVNDYGNNGGYTD; this is translated from the coding sequence ATGTCTAACGTTCGTCCATGGTTCCGTCTCTCTAGCATCGCTAGGCCTACATCACAAGGCTCAAGCGACCCACCTCCACCTCAACCCCGACAAACCCCTCGCCGTCCGGTCATAGCCAGACCACCCACAAGACAACAGTCACCTCCACGTCAGCGACAACCTCCTTCACCTCCAcgtcagcagcagcagcaacctCCTTCCCCTCCACGTCAGCAGCAACAGCCTCTTACCCCTCCACGTCAGCAGCAACAGCCTCTTACCCCTCCACGTCAGCAGCAACAGCCTCTTACCCCTCCACGTCAGAAGgctccttcaccttcttcacctcCTCATCAAGAGCGGTCCCCATATCATTCACCTCCAAGCCGCCATATGTCACCACCGACCCCACCAAAGGCTGCGACGCCACCGCCGCCACCACCTCGATTGTCATACACGCCGCCACCATCTCCCAAGGAGGTTCAAGAAGCCTTACCACAGCCAAAACCGAAATCACCACCGAGTCCAGCTCATTCAAGTCACTCTACAACGTCTGAGTCAGTGAAAACTCGGTCTGTAACATCTGATTCAGAGAACCATCGGAAAGCACCATCACCAAGAGTACTCTCTCCTTACTCTCTTCCACCTTCTCAGTTACATTCCGAACGCGAAACCACTCAGAAAAACATTCTCACTGCAGAGAAAACAAGCCAACTCCACGAACCAAATCATCATAATCaaaaccacaaccacaaccagaACTATAACCACAACcaaaaccataaccataaccaaaaccaaaatcatggCTATCAAGGCAACAACCCCAGGAAGATGCATCGTCAACCATCTCCGTTTGATTCTGAGAGCATAATGGGCACACGTGTCATCACCATTGCAGGTGAAAACAAAGGTGCTGTAATGGAGATCCTACGCTCTCCTCCAAGCAACAAAACCGGAGGTTCAGGAACACATTCCTCTAGGGTTTTTCACGGCACTGGAGAGAAAGGACGGCGACTTAaaagcaacagcagcagcagtagTAGCAGCGACGAaggagaaggaaagaagaaggcGACGAAGAACCCTAACAATGGGAATAGTAACCTCCCGATGAAAGCTTTTATGAATAGTAACGTGCAGATGATAAACAACTCCATTGTTTACAACTCGACGGCATCTCATCACGATCCCGGCGTTCATCTTAAAATCTCCCGGAAACCTGGCTCCGGCAATGGTTTCCACGTCAACGATTACGGTAATAACGGCGGATACACCGACTGA
- the LOC104784647 gene encoding AAA-ATPase At2g46620, giving the protein MGILWDSILLLLVATFTLFLVRVVLFKTGLIYMVKLWRRKLIDTFHVYQFYKVPEFNENVQENQLYSKVYAYLNSLSSIENSDFTNLFTGKKTNEIILRLDRNQVVSDEFLGARVSWINGQNDDGVRNFVLKIRKADKRRILSSYLQHIHTVSDELEQRNTELKLFMNVDDQNKKNGRWRSIPFDHPCTFENIAMETDLKNKVKSDLESFLKGKQYYNRLGRVWKRSYLLYGPSGTGKSSFVAAMANFLDYDVYDIDLSKVVDDSDLKMLLLQTRGKSVIVIEDLDRYLSTKSTAVTLSGILNFTDSILSSCAADERIMVFTMTGKELIDPAMLRPGRVDVHIHFPLCDFTAFKTLANNYLGVKDHKLFSQVEGIFQNGASLSPAEIGELMIANRNSPTRALKYVINALQTDGDRRGTAGRRLLLESGSRRATTEEVSEDMSGLLCGGGGGGSSPAVKEFRKLYGLLRIKSSRKSGSFDVAREMKDG; this is encoded by the coding sequence ATGGGGATTCTCTGGGATTCGATTCTCTTGTTACTAGTGGCGACGTTTACTCTGTTCTTGGTTAGGGTCGTGTTATTCAAAACAGGATTGATATACATGGTGAAGTTATGGAGAAGGAAGCTGATCGATACGTTTCACGTTTACCAATTCTACAAGGTACCTGAGTTCAACGAAAACGTACAAGAGAATCAGCTCTACAGCAAAGTCTACGCTTATCTCAATTCCTTAAGCTCCATCGAAAACTCCGATTTCACCAACCTTTTCACAGGTAAAAAAACTAACGAAATCATCCTCCGTTTAGATCGGAACCAAGTCGTTAGCGACGAGTTCCTCGGCGCTAGAGTCTCTTGGATCAACGGACAAAACGACGACGGAGTCAGAAACTTCGTTTTAAAGATTCGTAAAGCTGATAAACGAAGGATCCTCAGTTCTTATCTCCAACATATACATACAGTCTCCGACGAGTTAGAACAGAGGAACACAGAGCTTAAACTATTCATGAACGTCGATGATCAGAATAAGAAGAACGGACGGTGGAGATCGATTCCGTTTGATCATCCTTGCACATTCGAAAACATCGCCATGGAAACGGATCTGAAGAACAAAGTCAAATCCGATCTCGAATCGTTCCTCAAAGGTAAACAATACTACAACCGACTCGGCCGTGTTTGGAAACGGAGTTACTTACTCTACGGACCTTCCGGTACCGGTAAATCAAGCTTCGTCGCGGCGATGGCTAATTTCTTGGATTACGATGTTTACGATATAGATCTCTCCAAAGTCGTTGATGATTCCGATCTCAAGATGCTTCTCTTACAAACCAGAGGCAAATCCGTAATCGTCATCGAAGATCTCGATCGGTACCTTTCAACGAAATCAACGGCTGTCACTTTATCTGGGATTTTGAATTTTACCGATAGTATTTTGAGTTCTTGCGCCGCCGATGAACGGATCATGGTGTTTACAATGACTGGGAAAGAGTTAATTGACCCGGCTATGCTTAGACCGGGTCGGGTTGACGTTCATATCCATTTTCCGTTATGTGATTTCACGGCGTTTAAAACGTTGGCTAATAACTACTTGGGTGTTAAAGACCATAAGTTATTCTCTCAAGTCGAAGGAATATTCCAAAACGGTGCGTCTTTGAGTCCAGCTGAGATCGGTGAGTTGATGATCGCGAATCGTAACTCGCCGACTCGTGCGTTGAAGTATGTTATTAATGCTTTGCAGACTGATGGAGATAGGAGAGGAACTGCTGGACGGCGTTTGCTTTTAGAGAGTGGTTCGAGAAGAGCGACGACGGAGGAAGTATCTGAAGATATGAGTGGTTTGCTTtgcggcggtggaggaggagggagTTCGCCGGCGGTGAAGGAGTTTAGGAAGCTGTATGGGTTGTTGCGGATTAAAAGTAGTAGGAAATCTGGATCGTTCGATGTGGCTCGAGAGATGAAGGACGGCTAG